A portion of the Oxynema aestuarii AP17 genome contains these proteins:
- a CDS encoding sensor histidine kinase: MFNRSRRNLARWFTLSMGSILTIFCTVLYVLELRDRLHSFDLALADRVRVMASSVEYRYHRGAWQLNLQQVPVLGTNALRFNHNIVYARWYDRHKKLVQFVGVHPPSHLEAVAGFRTVRPVDRADPWLREVTFPVYQQGQLIGYLQVAISLASVREFSRQLGWFLTFGVPLALGAIGLTGWVLGGLAMQPIREAYDRLGRFSADASHELRAPLAAILNNAQVGLMLPVGDGSQQQMRLEKIVNLAKGMSELVGQLLFLSRYSGRLNFQKLPAIDLREWLTQVVSQFQERAIAQSHPIDLKMGDRPLFVRAEEDLLRQALFNLLDNACQYSPPDTPISIRLYSKLRHAAIAVEDNGIGIPSEDLPHIFDRFYRVDLVRRPQHGSFGLGLSIVAQIVEVHGGTIGAASAGDRGTTFTLELPICAASPAKIH, translated from the coding sequence ATGTTTAACCGTTCCCGTCGCAATTTGGCACGCTGGTTTACCCTGTCGATGGGCAGTATTCTGACGATTTTTTGTACGGTTCTCTACGTTTTAGAACTCCGCGATCGCCTCCATAGTTTCGATCTCGCCTTAGCCGACCGCGTGCGCGTGATGGCGTCTAGCGTCGAATATCGCTACCATCGCGGCGCGTGGCAGCTCAACTTACAACAAGTCCCCGTTCTCGGAACCAATGCCCTGCGCTTCAACCACAATATCGTTTATGCCCGTTGGTACGATCGCCACAAAAAATTAGTCCAGTTTGTCGGCGTTCATCCCCCATCCCACTTAGAAGCTGTCGCTGGATTTCGCACCGTTCGACCCGTCGATCGCGCCGATCCGTGGTTGCGTGAAGTGACTTTTCCGGTCTATCAACAAGGTCAACTCATCGGTTATTTACAAGTGGCGATTTCCCTCGCTTCCGTTCGGGAATTCAGCCGACAATTGGGATGGTTTTTAACGTTTGGCGTTCCCCTGGCGTTGGGGGCGATCGGCTTGACAGGTTGGGTGTTGGGCGGTTTGGCGATGCAACCGATTCGGGAAGCTTACGATCGACTCGGGCGCTTTAGTGCGGATGCTTCTCACGAACTGCGCGCCCCGTTGGCGGCGATTCTCAATAACGCCCAAGTCGGTTTGATGCTGCCCGTCGGCGACGGATCGCAACAGCAAATGCGCTTGGAAAAAATCGTCAATTTGGCGAAAGGGATGAGTGAGTTAGTCGGTCAACTGTTGTTTTTATCCCGCTATAGCGGACGGTTAAATTTTCAAAAGTTGCCCGCGATCGATTTACGGGAGTGGTTAACTCAGGTGGTTTCGCAATTTCAGGAACGGGCGATCGCCCAATCTCACCCCATTGATTTAAAAATGGGCGATCGCCCCCTCTTCGTCCGCGCCGAAGAAGACCTACTCCGACAGGCGCTATTTAACCTCCTCGATAATGCCTGTCAGTACAGCCCGCCGGATACGCCGATCTCGATTCGGCTTTACTCGAAACTGCGTCACGCGGCGATCGCCGTCGAAGACAACGGGATCGGCATTCCCTCCGAAGATTTACCCCATATTTTCGATCGCTTCTACCGGGTCGATCTCGTCCGCCGTCCCCAACACGGCAGTTTTGGCTTGGGACTGTCGATTGTCGCCCAAATCGTTGAAGTTCACGGCGGTACGATCGGCGCCGCGTCTGCGGGCGATCGCGGTACCACCTTCACCCTCGAATTGCCGATTTGTGCCGCTTCCCCCGCCAAAATCCATTGA